A genomic segment from Neobacillus sp. YX16 encodes:
- a CDS encoding homogentisate 1,2-dioxygenase yields the protein MYYRQMGRIPQKRHTMFKKDDGSLYREQVMGTRGFSGTQSILYHHYMPTEVLKAELIGSYLPEYEEQKSLKHRLFLTNKTVKKGDALSAREYILGNQDLLIGTASINESMKSYYRNGDGDEMLFVHYGSGKLETMFGSISYRPGDYLLIPIGTIYRMIPDEQEETKLLFIESFSQITTPRRYRNEYGQMLEHSPFCERDFRGPEKLESYDQKGEFEVVTKSRGSLNSHTLGHHPLDVVGWDGYLYPWAFNVEDFEPITGRIHQPPPVHQTFEGNNFVVCSFVPRLFDYHPEAIPAPYYHSNVNSDELLYYVKGNFMSRKGVQLESITLHPSGIPHGPHPGKTEASIGKKETLELAVMIDTFHPLKVVKKASEMEDPSYMFSWVEK from the coding sequence ATGTATTATCGGCAAATGGGAAGGATTCCTCAAAAACGCCATACCATGTTTAAAAAGGACGATGGAAGTCTTTACCGTGAGCAAGTAATGGGTACACGAGGTTTCTCAGGTACACAATCGATTCTTTACCATCATTACATGCCAACGGAAGTTCTGAAAGCAGAACTGATTGGCAGCTATTTACCAGAATACGAGGAACAAAAATCGTTAAAGCACCGCCTATTTTTGACAAATAAGACTGTCAAAAAAGGGGATGCTCTTTCAGCGCGGGAATATATTTTAGGAAATCAAGATTTATTAATTGGTACTGCTTCTATTAATGAGTCAATGAAGAGTTATTACCGTAATGGTGATGGAGATGAAATGCTGTTTGTTCACTATGGCTCAGGCAAGCTTGAAACTATGTTTGGATCGATATCCTATCGACCGGGCGATTATCTATTAATACCTATTGGAACCATTTATCGGATGATTCCAGATGAGCAGGAAGAAACAAAACTGTTGTTTATAGAATCCTTTAGCCAGATTACAACGCCAAGACGATATCGAAATGAATATGGACAAATGCTCGAGCACAGTCCGTTTTGCGAACGTGATTTTCGTGGACCGGAAAAATTAGAGTCCTATGATCAAAAGGGAGAGTTTGAGGTAGTAACGAAATCACGGGGATCGCTGAATTCACATACATTGGGACACCATCCGCTTGATGTTGTTGGCTGGGATGGATACCTTTACCCATGGGCTTTTAATGTCGAGGATTTTGAACCTATCACGGGGAGAATTCACCAGCCGCCGCCGGTTCATCAAACCTTCGAGGGGAATAACTTTGTAGTATGTTCCTTTGTGCCAAGATTGTTTGACTACCATCCTGAAGCTATACCTGCACCTTATTACCATAGTAATGTGAATAGTGACGAATTACTTTATTATGTAAAAGGTAATTTCATGAGCCGTAAAGGGGTACAGCTTGAGTCAATTACGCTCCATCCGAGTGGGATTCCGCATGGTCCCCATCCTGGAAAGACCGAGGCGAGTATTGGGAAGAAAGAAACACTCGAACTCGCGGTAATGATTGATACCTTTCATCCACTAAAAGTGGTTAAGAAGGCAAGTGAGATGGAAGATCCTTCTTATATGTTTTCTTGGGTGGAAAAATAA
- a CDS encoding fumarylacetoacetate hydrolase family protein — protein sequence MKFVTFEKGDGTVRAGVMLESDQVVDMNEATNGSLPEKLIDFLEQSEQNMISAEQLLHLTNGDKGVYPLHEVRLIAPLPVPRSFRDFYAFEQHVKSARENRGLDMIPEWYQIPVFYFSNHLAIKGPEDNISKPAECDWLDYELEVACIIGKEGRNIKADEAEDYIFGYCILNDWSARDLQRQEMKVGLGPAKGKDFATSIGPWVITKDELENLRSGKGFDITMKAKVNGVLLSEGNMKDIYYSFGEMLERASAGVTLYPGEMIGSGTVGTGCILELGTEVHRWLQHGDVVEFEIDKLGVLKNSIVND from the coding sequence ATGAAATTTGTAACTTTTGAAAAAGGTGATGGGACAGTACGGGCAGGAGTGATGTTAGAATCTGACCAAGTTGTAGATATGAATGAAGCAACGAACGGGAGTCTGCCTGAAAAACTAATAGATTTTCTAGAGCAAAGTGAACAAAATATGATATCTGCTGAACAGCTCTTACACCTTACTAACGGAGATAAAGGGGTTTATCCCTTACATGAGGTTAGGCTGATTGCGCCATTGCCAGTACCAAGAAGCTTCCGTGACTTTTATGCTTTTGAACAGCATGTTAAATCTGCTAGGGAGAACAGAGGTCTCGATATGATTCCGGAGTGGTACCAAATACCTGTTTTTTATTTTTCTAACCACCTGGCGATTAAGGGACCAGAAGACAACATCTCTAAGCCTGCCGAATGCGATTGGCTAGATTATGAGCTAGAGGTTGCTTGCATCATTGGGAAAGAGGGGAGAAATATCAAGGCTGATGAAGCAGAGGACTATATTTTTGGTTATTGTATCCTAAATGACTGGAGCGCGCGAGACCTTCAAAGACAGGAAATGAAGGTAGGCTTAGGCCCTGCAAAGGGAAAAGATTTTGCAACCTCCATTGGACCATGGGTTATCACCAAGGATGAGCTCGAGAATCTGCGATCAGGTAAAGGCTTTGATATTACCATGAAAGCAAAGGTTAATGGCGTCCTTCTTTCTGAAGGGAACATGAAGGATATCTATTATTCGTTCGGAGAAATGCTTGAGAGGGCCTCAGCAGGGGTTACTCTCTATCCCGGGGAAATGATAGGTTCTGGTACAGTTGGGACAGGATGTATCCTTGAACTCGGTACAGAGGTACATCGCTGGCTGCAGCACGGTGACGTGGTTGAATTCGAGATTGATAAACTCGGTGTGTTAAAGAATTCAATTGTAAATGATTGA
- a CDS encoding flavin reductase family protein, translated as MEVSPDTLEWRDAYKLLIGSILPRPIAFVSTIDENGIANAAPFSFFTAICADPMLICFSPMRRGSDGAKKDTLLNIEKTKQFVINIVSESMAKQMNDCAVEFAPEVDELEVTGLTKEPSRVVKVPRIKESLVHLECELYQVLDFGDQAGAGSLVIGKVLNIHVKDELFHKGRVDTVKLQPIGRMAGNSYTNPLGKTFDIIRK; from the coding sequence ATGGAAGTGTCACCAGATACGCTTGAATGGAGAGACGCCTATAAGCTGCTAATTGGTTCGATACTGCCTCGTCCGATTGCCTTTGTGTCCACTATAGATGAAAACGGAATTGCCAATGCTGCTCCCTTTAGTTTCTTTACCGCAATTTGCGCTGATCCGATGCTCATCTGTTTTTCACCAATGAGAAGGGGAAGTGATGGAGCAAAAAAAGATACACTTTTAAATATTGAAAAAACAAAGCAATTTGTAATTAATATCGTCAGCGAGAGTATGGCGAAGCAGATGAATGATTGCGCAGTTGAATTTGCCCCTGAAGTAGATGAACTAGAGGTAACAGGTTTAACAAAAGAGCCTAGTCGTGTGGTGAAGGTGCCGCGCATAAAAGAATCTCTCGTACATTTAGAGTGTGAGCTCTATCAGGTGTTGGATTTTGGTGACCAGGCTGGTGCTGGAAGTCTAGTTATTGGTAAAGTTTTGAATATTCATGTAAAGGATGAGTTATTTCATAAAGGGCGAGTTGATACAGTGAAACTTCAGCCAATTGGCAGAATGGCAGGTAATAGTTATACCAATCCATTAGGGAAAACGTTTGATATTATTAGGAAATAG
- the hppD gene encoding 4-hydroxyphenylpyruvate dioxygenase encodes MKEKRLKAEELANDFFPVRDVDYIEIYTNNAKQACHFFCTAFGFKPVAYSGLETGNRETVSYVLQQRNIRLVLTGSYKEDTRVAQFVKKHGDGVKDVALLVDDVEKAYNAAVERGGIALIPPFELKDEKGTFKKAVLGTYGDTIHTLVERKNYQGVFMPGFDPYSVYLPIEDAGLIGIDHVVGNVERMEEWVEYYAKVMGFVEMKHFTDKDITTEYSALMSKVMHNGGRIKFPINEPAEGKRKSQIQEYLEFYNGPGVQHLAILTEDIVSTVATLKKNGVEFLNTPSTYYEDLGQRIGKIDEEIEKLRELNILVDRDDEGYLLQIFTKPIVDRPTLFVEIIQRKGARGFGEGNFKALFESIEREQERRGNL; translated from the coding sequence ATGAAAGAAAAACGTTTAAAAGCTGAAGAACTTGCTAACGATTTTTTTCCAGTTAGGGATGTTGACTATATCGAAATTTACACAAATAATGCGAAGCAAGCCTGTCACTTTTTTTGCACAGCATTTGGGTTTAAACCTGTTGCATATTCCGGCCTTGAAACGGGGAATCGTGAAACCGTTTCCTATGTTCTCCAGCAACGAAATATTCGTCTTGTTCTCACTGGTTCCTATAAAGAAGATACACGAGTTGCTCAGTTTGTAAAAAAACATGGTGACGGTGTAAAGGACGTTGCACTTTTAGTAGATGATGTTGAAAAAGCTTATAACGCTGCTGTAGAGCGTGGAGGGATTGCCCTTATACCTCCATTTGAGTTGAAGGATGAAAAGGGGACTTTTAAAAAGGCCGTTCTAGGTACATATGGAGACACCATCCATACGTTAGTAGAACGAAAGAATTATCAAGGAGTTTTTATGCCAGGTTTTGATCCCTATTCCGTCTATTTGCCAATTGAGGATGCTGGCTTGATTGGTATTGACCATGTCGTTGGTAACGTTGAACGGATGGAAGAATGGGTTGAATATTATGCAAAGGTAATGGGATTTGTAGAGATGAAGCATTTCACAGATAAAGATATTACCACCGAGTATTCAGCGTTAATGTCGAAGGTCATGCATAATGGCGGTAGAATTAAGTTTCCGATTAATGAACCAGCAGAGGGGAAACGCAAATCTCAAATTCAGGAGTATTTAGAATTCTATAATGGCCCTGGTGTACAACATCTTGCGATCCTAACAGAGGACATTGTCTCGACGGTAGCTACTTTGAAAAAGAATGGGGTTGAGTTCTTAAATACACCTAGTACCTATTACGAGGATTTAGGACAGCGAATTGGCAAAATTGATGAAGAAATAGAGAAGCTCCGTGAATTAAATATTTTAGTTGACCGTGATGATGAGGGCTATCTGCTGCAGATTTTCACTAAGCCGATTGTCGATAGACCTACGTTATTCGTGGAGATTATCCAGCGTAAGGGTGCTCGAGGTTTTGGTGAAGGGAACTTCAAGGCTTTATTTGAATCCATTGAAAGAGAACAGGAACGTCGAGGAAATTTATAA
- a CDS encoding ABC transporter ATP-binding protein encodes MLHLNQIHKIFNEGTPDEKIAIDQVNLTLKPGDFVTVIGSNGAGKSTLMNIISGVLVPDVGDIHIDGKNVTAMSEYKRSQMIGRVFQDPMAGTAPSMTIEENLAMAYSRNKTRTFRKGVTKKRRDYFREVLESLHLGLENRLSAKVGLLSGGERQALSLLMATFTEPAILLLDEHTAALDPSRAELITNLTREIVGKYQLTTLMVTHNMQQAIDLGNRLIMMDKGQIILEVDAENKKNLTIEGLLEEFKRIRGVQMASDRAVLS; translated from the coding sequence ATGCTGCATTTGAATCAGATTCACAAGATTTTTAATGAAGGTACCCCTGATGAAAAAATTGCAATTGACCAAGTGAATCTAACTCTGAAACCAGGCGATTTCGTAACCGTAATAGGCAGTAATGGAGCAGGGAAATCGACCTTAATGAATATCATTTCAGGAGTATTAGTTCCAGATGTTGGTGATATCCATATTGATGGTAAAAATGTAACCGCCATGTCAGAATATAAACGTTCGCAAATGATAGGACGGGTTTTCCAAGACCCCATGGCAGGCACTGCTCCTAGTATGACCATTGAAGAAAATCTGGCGATGGCCTACTCACGAAATAAAACGAGAACCTTCAGAAAGGGAGTCACTAAAAAAAGACGTGATTACTTTCGGGAGGTGCTTGAATCCTTGCACCTTGGCTTAGAAAACCGATTAAGTGCAAAGGTAGGATTGTTGTCTGGAGGAGAACGGCAGGCATTATCACTGTTAATGGCAACATTCACAGAACCCGCCATCTTATTGTTAGATGAACATACAGCTGCGCTTGACCCATCTAGAGCCGAATTAATAACCAATCTGACTCGAGAAATTGTTGGGAAATATCAGCTTACGACCTTAATGGTCACGCACAATATGCAGCAAGCCATTGATCTTGGTAATCGCTTAATTATGATGGATAAAGGTCAAATCATCTTGGAAGTAGATGCAGAAAATAAGAAAAACTTAACGATTGAAGGATTATTAGAGGAGTTTAAAAGAATTCGCGGGGTTCAAATGGCAAGCGATCGTGCGGTTTTGTCCTAA
- a CDS encoding ABC transporter permease: MFTAIFGSFEAGIIYAIMALGVYLSFRILDFPDLTVDGSFVTGAALSAVLIAGGVNPFLATILALFAGFVAGCMTGLLHTFGKINNLLSGILMMIALYSINLRIMGKSNIPLLNTETSFTKIGGVFENMGVDSFLNGLLTAVGLGDSLPDTWGILIFMIIVTFVIKWFTDLFLQTEIGLAVRATGNNKQMIRSFSANTNLLTILGLGLSNALVALSGALIAQQGGFADVGMGIGMIVIGLASVIIGEALFGTKSIARATLAVIGGAIIYRIVVTLALRVEFLDPGDMKVITALIVIIALTAPKLIEQSKEKKRKARRRQEMLNMLKGSADGKGDNYAAFESDSQDF, translated from the coding sequence ATGTTTACAGCCATATTTGGATCATTTGAAGCAGGTATCATCTACGCGATTATGGCACTGGGCGTCTATCTTTCCTTTCGTATTCTGGATTTTCCGGATTTAACGGTAGATGGGAGTTTTGTTACAGGTGCAGCCCTATCAGCAGTGTTAATTGCTGGTGGAGTTAACCCGTTTTTAGCCACCATACTGGCATTATTTGCAGGCTTTGTAGCAGGGTGTATGACGGGACTGCTGCATACCTTTGGAAAGATTAATAATTTACTCTCAGGTATTTTAATGATGATTGCCCTATATTCTATTAATCTTAGAATAATGGGAAAATCAAATATCCCCCTATTGAATACGGAAACTTCTTTTACGAAAATCGGTGGAGTTTTTGAAAATATGGGAGTGGATTCTTTTTTGAACGGCTTACTAACGGCTGTTGGTCTAGGAGACAGCCTTCCTGATACTTGGGGAATTTTAATTTTTATGATTATCGTTACCTTTGTAATCAAATGGTTTACAGATTTATTTTTACAGACGGAAATTGGTCTTGCTGTAAGAGCAACTGGAAACAATAAACAGATGATTCGCAGTTTCTCTGCCAATACCAATCTCCTTACCATCTTGGGTCTTGGATTATCCAATGCCCTAGTAGCTCTTTCGGGAGCCCTAATCGCACAGCAAGGTGGTTTTGCGGATGTTGGAATGGGAATAGGGATGATTGTCATTGGTTTAGCCTCTGTCATTATCGGTGAAGCCTTGTTTGGTACTAAGTCAATTGCAAGGGCTACTCTTGCGGTTATCGGAGGAGCCATCATCTACCGTATTGTTGTTACACTTGCATTAAGGGTGGAATTCCTCGATCCGGGTGATATGAAGGTAATTACAGCATTAATTGTTATCATTGCCTTAACAGCACCAAAACTAATTGAACAGTCTAAAGAGAAGAAGCGTAAAGCCCGGAGAAGACAAGAAATGCTGAACATGTTAAAAGGATCGGCTGACGGAAAGGGTGATAACTATGCTGCATTTGAATCAGATTCACAAGATTTTTAA
- a CDS encoding ABC transporter substrate-binding protein has product MKKRVKVISFALAGMMMLAGCGSKESAGETEKEGEKVFKVGISQYATHPSLDAATEGFKKALADKGINVEYDEQNAQGEAANVQTISNNFVGDKVDLIFANATPSATGALNATKEIPIIFTSVTDPVGAELVKAFDQPGENITGTTDNHPDGTAKTINFITEEVKAKDIGVIYNSGEQNSIVQVEEVKKLAEGKGAKLVEVSVSTSAEVKQAAESLVGRVDAIYIPTDNTVVSALESVISVANSKKIPLFVGELDSMKKGAVAASGFEYFDIGYQSGLMAAEILSGNKKPSEIPVELPSSLTLVINKKAAETQGLEVKEEWKDLGEFYEGE; this is encoded by the coding sequence ATGAAAAAGCGTGTAAAAGTAATATCCTTCGCTTTAGCCGGGATGATGATGCTTGCCGGTTGCGGCAGCAAGGAATCAGCAGGAGAAACGGAAAAAGAAGGAGAAAAGGTGTTTAAGGTTGGGATATCCCAATATGCTACACATCCATCATTGGACGCAGCAACTGAAGGATTTAAAAAGGCGTTAGCGGATAAAGGCATTAACGTTGAGTATGACGAGCAAAATGCACAAGGTGAAGCGGCAAATGTTCAAACGATCTCTAATAATTTTGTTGGAGATAAAGTTGATCTTATTTTTGCAAATGCAACGCCAAGTGCTACAGGTGCGTTGAATGCAACGAAGGAAATCCCAATTATTTTTACTTCAGTAACAGACCCTGTGGGTGCTGAATTAGTGAAGGCATTTGATCAGCCTGGTGAAAATATCACAGGTACAACGGATAACCATCCTGATGGAACGGCAAAAACGATAAACTTTATTACAGAAGAAGTAAAAGCAAAAGACATTGGGGTTATCTATAATTCTGGTGAACAAAATTCAATCGTTCAAGTGGAAGAAGTGAAAAAATTAGCTGAAGGTAAAGGTGCTAAGCTTGTTGAAGTGTCCGTCTCTACCTCTGCTGAAGTAAAGCAGGCGGCTGAATCCTTAGTTGGCCGTGTAGACGCTATCTATATCCCAACAGATAATACGGTTGTCTCGGCTCTTGAGTCTGTTATTTCGGTTGCAAACAGCAAAAAAATTCCTTTGTTCGTCGGTGAGTTAGATTCAATGAAAAAAGGTGCAGTTGCTGCGAGTGGTTTTGAATATTTCGATATTGGATATCAATCAGGATTAATGGCTGCTGAAATTTTAAGCGGGAATAAGAAGCCTTCTGAAATTCCAGTAGAATTACCAAGCAGCTTAACGCTTGTTATTAATAAGAAAGCTGCAGAAACACAGGGGCTTGAAGTGAAAGAGGAATGGAAAGACCTAGGTGAGTTTTACGAGGGTGAATAA
- a CDS encoding cytochrome c oxidase subunit II, protein MYQSIAWYVTLFLVFLLALAFAIVYGESRRLREYGPIQEKGYKIRKFYFLGLLAVLGFASAMSLSKLPYHNQYASAKEHAKVVEVAGLQYAWEFSDENFTVGKEIQFRVTSKDVTHGFGIYNPELELITQTQAMPEYTNTLTITFDKPGTYKILCLEYCSVGHHVMMKDIVVKPKGGNDHDH, encoded by the coding sequence ATGTACCAATCCATTGCATGGTACGTCACCTTATTTCTCGTTTTTTTGCTTGCTTTGGCATTTGCTATTGTGTACGGGGAATCGAGAAGATTAAGAGAATATGGACCGATACAAGAAAAAGGCTACAAAATTCGCAAATTTTATTTTCTAGGACTGCTCGCAGTCCTGGGGTTTGCTTCAGCCATGTCACTAAGCAAGCTTCCATACCATAACCAATATGCATCTGCTAAAGAGCACGCTAAGGTTGTTGAGGTAGCTGGACTCCAATATGCCTGGGAATTCAGTGATGAAAATTTTACAGTTGGAAAAGAGATTCAATTTCGAGTAACAAGTAAAGATGTTACTCACGGATTCGGTATTTATAACCCGGAGTTAGAATTAATTACCCAAACACAGGCAATGCCGGAATACACGAATACTCTCACGATTACGTTTGACAAACCAGGCACGTATAAGATTTTATGCTTGGAATATTGCAGTGTTGGACATCATGTGATGATGAAAGACATAGTAGTGAAACCAAAAGGAGGAAATGACCATGATCACTAA
- a CDS encoding cbb3-type cytochrome c oxidase subunit I, with translation MITKARTINNKGVALALMVTSFVLVLMMIFGVMMLLNQGNAVKISSQFFYKIMTIHGTGMIGIAALGGSAIMWYFLSKHIYLNSKVFFANLILSLVGVAMILTAIFGFNFSDGWTFLFPLPSYSANLYGKLGALLFLFGMLALGIGYLVMYFYLAARLTKEYGGLHKTLGWDYIFGEKKGYGPPPAAVATTMVIITNSIAILAGAFVLIASILNIINRAISIDPMLAKHLTYAFGHIFANCTIYMAVIAVYEILSKYTDRPWKSNKAFLIAWNCSTLFTLMIYTHHLLMDFTVPKWMLIAGQIFSYANGLPVMVVTAYGALMIVFRSAIKWDFASSMIFLAMFGWVAGAVPAIIDSTIVVNHVMHNTKWVPGHFHTYMGMGVIAMIFGFMYYFNKTEGTQKQNSYDKFAIFTYFIFFTGLAGSFLYAGKISTPRRWAEHLPQWTASDQIGALCGIFIIAASLFFTIRFIVGLKTVGSKSTPKTLKSAS, from the coding sequence ATGATCACTAAAGCTCGTACTATTAATAATAAAGGCGTTGCTTTAGCCTTAATGGTTACCTCTTTTGTCCTTGTTTTAATGATGATTTTTGGAGTCATGATGTTATTAAATCAGGGGAATGCGGTAAAAATATCATCACAGTTTTTCTATAAGATTATGACCATACACGGAACAGGAATGATTGGAATTGCCGCTTTAGGAGGCAGTGCCATTATGTGGTACTTCCTTTCCAAACATATCTATCTAAATTCAAAAGTATTTTTCGCTAATTTAATACTATCTTTGGTTGGGGTCGCCATGATCCTTACTGCCATTTTTGGCTTTAACTTTTCAGATGGCTGGACCTTCCTTTTCCCGCTTCCATCTTATTCAGCAAATCTATATGGCAAACTAGGTGCGCTTCTTTTCTTATTTGGAATGTTAGCATTAGGTATTGGGTATTTAGTCATGTACTTCTATTTAGCTGCTAGGTTAACAAAAGAGTATGGCGGATTGCATAAGACTCTTGGCTGGGATTATATTTTCGGAGAAAAAAAAGGCTATGGTCCTCCCCCTGCTGCAGTTGCAACAACAATGGTCATCATCACGAATTCAATTGCCATTCTTGCAGGTGCTTTTGTTCTAATTGCTTCGATCTTAAATATTATCAATCGAGCTATTAGTATTGATCCAATGCTTGCTAAGCATTTAACCTATGCGTTTGGACATATTTTTGCGAACTGTACGATTTACATGGCAGTTATCGCTGTTTATGAAATTCTATCGAAGTATACTGATCGTCCTTGGAAATCAAATAAGGCCTTTTTAATTGCCTGGAATTGCTCTACACTCTTTACTTTAATGATTTATACACACCACTTGCTCATGGATTTTACGGTACCAAAATGGATGTTAATTGCTGGTCAAATTTTTTCATATGCAAACGGTCTTCCTGTTATGGTTGTCACTGCATATGGTGCATTAATGATTGTTTTCCGCTCTGCAATTAAATGGGATTTTGCTTCAAGTATGATATTTTTGGCGATGTTTGGCTGGGTTGCCGGTGCAGTACCTGCAATTATTGACTCGACCATTGTTGTCAATCATGTTATGCATAATACAAAGTGGGTTCCAGGTCATTTCCACACTTATATGGGGATGGGCGTCATTGCGATGATTTTCGGATTTATGTATTATTTTAATAAAACCGAAGGAACCCAGAAACAAAATAGCTATGATAAATTTGCAATCTTTACCTATTTTATTTTCTTTACCGGTTTAGCAGGTTCATTCTTGTATGCAGGAAAAATCAGTACACCGCGCAGATGGGCTGAGCATTTACCACAATGGACAGCTTCCGACCAAATAGGAGCTCTTTGCGGAATATTTATTATAGCTGCATCCCTTTTCTTTACCATTCGCTTTATTGTTGGATTAAAAACGGTTGGAAGTAAATCAACACCTAAAACTCTAAAATCCGCTTCTTAA
- the mnhG gene encoding monovalent cation/H(+) antiporter subunit G encodes MSVIIDFLIGFFILVGSLFCLIATIGVIRLPDVYTRNHAASKAATLGVMSILLGTFLYFYALEGHFNSRLILGIIFLFMTSPISGHLINRAAYNSGVKLWDKSVRDDLKEYNKKIVNKSSVD; translated from the coding sequence GTGAGCGTAATCATTGATTTTCTCATCGGATTTTTTATCTTAGTTGGTTCCTTGTTTTGCCTCATTGCTACTATTGGAGTGATTAGACTCCCTGATGTTTATACGCGAAACCATGCCGCCTCAAAAGCTGCTACATTAGGGGTAATGTCTATTCTATTGGGAACTTTTCTATACTTTTATGCACTTGAAGGTCATTTTAATTCCAGGCTTATCTTAGGCATTATCTTTCTTTTTATGACTTCTCCCATTTCTGGCCATTTAATTAACAGGGCAGCCTACAATTCAGGAGTGAAACTTTGGGATAAAAGTGTAAGAGATGACCTAAAAGAATATAATAAAAAAATAGTGAATAAGTCATCTGTAGATTAA
- a CDS encoding Na(+)/H(+) antiporter subunit F1, with protein sequence MIEIIIRLALLFCSISMLGLIYRVIKGPSVADRVIALDAIGVNLVAITALISIVLSSHAFLEIILLIGILAFIGTVAFAKYLEKGVIIERERNH encoded by the coding sequence ATGATTGAAATCATTATTCGATTAGCTTTGTTATTCTGCTCCATTTCAATGCTTGGATTAATTTATCGGGTAATAAAAGGTCCCAGTGTAGCAGACCGAGTGATTGCACTAGATGCAATTGGTGTGAATCTCGTTGCCATTACAGCATTGATATCAATCGTTTTAAGCTCTCATGCTTTTCTCGAAATCATTCTTTTAATTGGTATTCTTGCCTTTATCGGAACAGTGGCGTTTGCTAAGTATTTGGAAAAGGGGGTTATTATCGAACGTGAGCGTAATCATTGA
- a CDS encoding Na+/H+ antiporter subunit E, with amino-acid sequence MAFQILLNVVLALLWMFIKVSYDPISFIKGYIFGLLIIFVLRRSFGSRFYLFRLWSFIKLIFIFIKELILSNIAIVKVVLKPKLDMRPAIFAMDTELTKDWQITLLSSLITLTPGTLVIDVSEDNKTLFIHAMNIAEVEDEINSIKNSFEKAILEVSR; translated from the coding sequence TTGGCATTTCAAATTTTATTGAATGTGGTGTTAGCCTTATTATGGATGTTTATTAAGGTTTCCTACGATCCCATTAGTTTTATAAAAGGCTATATTTTTGGACTCCTTATTATATTCGTGCTTAGACGTTCCTTTGGCAGTCGGTTTTATTTATTTAGATTATGGTCCTTCATAAAGCTGATCTTTATTTTTATCAAGGAACTCATCTTGTCCAATATAGCCATTGTAAAAGTTGTTTTAAAACCTAAATTAGATATGAGGCCAGCTATTTTTGCAATGGACACAGAACTAACGAAGGATTGGCAAATCACTCTTCTTTCGAGTTTAATTACCTTAACTCCAGGTACATTAGTCATTGATGTTTCAGAGGATAATAAGACCCTTTTTATACATGCGATGAATATTGCTGAAGTAGAAGATGAGATTAACAGTATTAAGAATTCCTTTGAGAAGGCTATTTTGGAGGTGAGCAGGTAA